Proteins co-encoded in one Papilio machaon chromosome 24, ilPapMach1.1, whole genome shotgun sequence genomic window:
- the LOC106708103 gene encoding uncharacterized protein LOC106708103, translating to MALLLKQRDLVVTLKKETVLNVEILSKLYPTSHELTRLINKENWLEKPTQNLFNHLSYYLVNIIDHAASFTWPLYDTNSERTYRNEISNFINSYSNKGLLTPVMSSYLVNPACYKVTMLIFQLSQLAVQSVLMPIMMDGEKTIYNKVTDKYKNKDEDFIKYVDNETEVIFEQLNSFFNKRKTYEKIAELFRKSISNMEAKLKTTNSQYYIDNLVDTYIKKYQPDEYVKDKLLEIKDIKKPCNFFEICLTEVDNQIMELETNWERLITPLLTSGRAAVNNSREIIGRRTGEVDRNLFVVEYNSQTDSISTLQLQQYVNTEQKYILKNIEKDGRLNYPNLIRSFLIAICYILKNNNIGNEIEKFNDYLDNGVKSYSEIKSAMEMLNERVLNAESKLPVIPNITFPSQSSKKAVEIPMLPDLTILKTHRDKQFLFENFTPMRMSKHEFNLRRKPNLYFNGPQTKSLTTLFSISRDDFLKSRISSKLGAYDNSNATQNYHNFSLISHCNKVNETIAECSSGFTTQQITRLLSTKKTSSSKKFKYKTDRPETIKKGCLFNESVSTNESVGLIRCHSSPNLFENIERKPLSKLRPRKLSIMQEDSPNSLLEVSGIATLDRNSNCNTPQSPKHQNKSNPQIVPTPTTSLLQNSPIKSVNFNIDEIKGKMLLDYNESQSSNNYDVQSNNVTPKNNGQLIAKTNSLEKIINRYKKVRAVATTTEQTFCRTIVEEKDNNIINNQVTNILPDIVNATSNILPFNEDWYLNMDDEQIKRTRQSLGTVLGVDHTFLDSCELID from the exons ATGGCGTTACTTTTAAAGCAGCGAGACTTGGTTGTAACGCTAAAAAAAGAGACTGtattaaatgttgaaattCTAAGCAAGCTTTACCCAACATCTCACGAGTTAACCcgacttataaataaagagaACTGGCTTGAGAAACCAActcaaaacttatttaatcatttatcGTATTATTTGGTCAATATAATCGATCATGCGGCTTCATTTACATGGCCATTATACGATACAAACAGCGAAAGGACGTATAGAAAtgaaatttctaattttataaacagttaCAGTAATAAAGGACTATTAACTCCCGTGATGTCATCATATTTGGTCAATCCTGCTTGTTATAAGGTAACAATGCTTATATTCCAACTATCTCAATTGGCTGTACAAAGCGTGCTTATGCCTATAATGATGGATGgagaaaaaacaatatacaataaagtcacagataaatataaaaataaagatgaagattttattaaatatgtagatAATGAAACCGAAGTAATATTTGAACAActaaattcttttttcaacAAGCGAAAAACGTACGAAAAAATTGCTGAATTATTCAGAAAAAGCATTTCAAATATggaagcaaaattaaaaacaaccaattcacaatattatattgataatttagttgatacatacataaagaaatatcAACCAGATGAATATGTAAAAGATAagttattagaaattaaagatataaaaaaaccttgtaatttctttgaaatatgCCTTACTGAAGTGGACAATCAAATAATGGAACTAGAAACTAATTGGGAAAGATTAATAACACCATTATTGACTTCAGGTAGAGCTGCAGTAAATAATAGTAGAGAAATAATAGGCAGAAGGACAGGTGAAGTTGACCGAAATCTATTCGTAGTTGAATATAATTCACAAACAGACTCAATATCAACTTTGCAATTGCAACAATATGTGAATACCGAAcagaagtatattttaaaaaatatagaaaaagatGGCCGATTGAATTATCCCAATTTAATACGTAGCTTTCTTATAGCtatatgttatatacttaaaaataataacattggCAATGAAATAgagaaattcaatgattatTTAGATAATGGTGTTAAAAGTTATTCGGAAATCAAGTCTGCAATGGAGATGCTTAATGAGAGAGTTTTGAATGCTGAATCCAAACTTCcg GTGATCCCAAATATTACGTTTCCATCACAATCATCAAAGAAAGCTGTTGAAATACCAATGTTACCCgacttaacaattttaaaaacgcACAGAGATAAGCAATTCCTATTTGAAAACTTCACACCGATGCGTATGTCAAAACATGAGTTTAATCTACGAAGGAAacctaatttatatttcaacggACCACAGACAAAGTCGTTAACAACATTATTCTCTATATCTAGAGATGATTTTCTTAAATCACGCATATCATCTAAATTGGGGGCATATGACAATTCTAATGCCAcacaaaattatcataatttcTCTCTAATATCACATTGTAATAAAGTGAATGAAACAATAGCTGAATGCTCGTCTGGATTTACAACACAACAAATAACAAGGCTACTGTCAACTAAGAAAACCAGTAGCtctaaaaagtttaaatataaaactgacAGACCAGagacaattaaaaaaggttGCTTATTCAATGAATCAGTTTCGACAAATGAAAGCGTCGGACTAATTCGTTGTCATTCGTCACCGAATTTATTCGAGAACATAGAAAGGAAGCcattaagtaaattaagacCTAGAAAATTATCTATAATGCAGGAAGACAGTCCGAATTCCCTTTTAGAAGTATCTGGAATTGCAACGTTGGATAGAAATAGCAACTGCAATACTCCACAGAGTCCTAAACACCAAAACAAATCGAATCCACAAATTGTACCTACACCTACAACTTCTTTACTTCAAAATAGTCCCATTAAAtcggttaattttaatatagatgAAATTAAAGGCAAAATGCTTTTAGATTACAATGAGAGCCAAAGTTcaaataattatgatgtcCAATCAAATAATGTTACACCTAAAAATAATGGACAACTTATTGCTAAAACAAATTctttagaaaaaattataaatcgttACAAAAAGGTTCGAGCTGTTGCCACAACAACGGAGCAAACTTTTTGCAGAACAATTGTAGAAGAGAAAgacaataacataattaataatcaagtaacaaatattttgccAGATATAGTTAATGCAACTTCTAATATTTTGCCATTTAATGAAGACTGGTATCTTAATATGGATgatgaacaaataaaaaggACAAGACAAAGTCTCGGTACTGTTTTAGGAGTAGACCATACGTTTTTGGACTCGTGTGAATTAATTGATTGA
- the LOC106708104 gene encoding retinol dehydrogenase 14: MVIAEYWKADYLFWVFPAMIAAGLLSGIGLLLILLGIKFYARYTCGMYKRKTKMDGKTVIITGCNSGIGKETAKDLAMRGARVIMACRNVEVAEKVKDEIIDITKNKNVIVKKLDLSSFASIRAFADDINKTEPRLDVLIHNAGYADLLIKRKSADDIELTLATNHYGPFLLTHLLIKLLKKSSPSRIVVVASSLYRLGYFNINNPNPVNDFSGYQYYVSKEANILFTKELSRRLEGTGVTVNCLHPGLIDTGIWNSIPRPLSWFWNLVIKGFFKTPTEGCQTTVMLAVDEDLLKTTGKYFSDCQESSVSSTASDMKRAKKLWEISEKMVKLDENDPRI, encoded by the exons ATGGTTATCGCTGAATATTGGAAAGCGGACTACCTCTTCTGGGTATTCCCCGCGATGATAGCTGCCGGTCTACTCAGCGGCATCGGTCTACTGCTTATACTACTCGGGATCAAATTCTACGCACGGTATACTTGCGGGATGTACAAACGAAAGACCAAGATGGATGGGAAGACGGTGATAATAACTGGCTGTAACTCTGGTATTGGCAAAGAGACTGCTAAAGACCTGGCTATGAGAGGTGCAAGGGTCATCATGGCTTGTAGGAATGTTGAAGTCGCGGAGAAAGTCAAAG ATGAAATTATCGAtattacgaaaaataaaaacgtgatAGTGAAGAAACTAGATCTCAGTTCATTTGCATCTATACGCGCCTTCGCTGatgacataaataaaactgaacCACGTTTAGATGTACTCATACACAACGCCGGTTACGCAGACCttcttataaaaagaaaatcagcAGACGATATTGAATTAACACTGGCAACAAATCATTACGGACCATTCTTACttacacatttattaattaagctaTTAAAAAAGTCATCACCATCTCGTATAGTAGTAGTCGCTTCTTCGTTATATCGCTTaggttattttaacattaataatccGAATCCAGTAAACGATTTCTCTGGTTACCAATATTACGTATCAAAAGAAGCGAACATACTCTTCACAAAGGAATTATCTCGTAGATTAGAAGGCACAGGAGTTACTGTTAATTGCTTACACCCTGGTTTGATCGATACTGGTATTTGGAACTCTATTCCGAGACCTTTATCATGGTTCTGGAATTTGGTTATAAAAGGTTTCTTCAAAACACCAACTGAAGGTTGTCAGACTACCGTCATGCTGGCAGTGGACGAGGATCTTTTGAAAACAACAGGAAAGTATTTCTCCGATTGTCAAGAAAGTTCGGTATCGAGTACCGCAAGTGATATGAAAAGAGCGAAAAAACTATGGGAGATATCGGAGAAGATGGTCAAATTGGATGAAAACGATCCAAggatataa
- the LOC106707364 gene encoding sperm flagellar protein 1, protein MMGSFSSPVPLSDIESVLAWVDTYKLSRQTKKIARDFSDAVLLAEILGVHYPKLVEMHNYPPRNSQALKLNNWMTLNRKVLKKLKLTLCTSTMEQLANSTPGVIEKVLLMVRDKIQRDEEAHRSLKDSEQNLSSGGSYYEACGDDENVLVVPLKTRVNGYLETIQQKVVSHQSYLTQKQELKDAKEVIDVLKQKVEHLDSLVKLKNERIEDLQKQLERKQTRRKEVDALQNNLQVPYDVSTPPSPKEDDILLPVKLSTTKLVDNKNYRLEESKIPISKDLAKSTSRLCSVSLEDNVESNLRIDKIKLDDFKEIEIIEMTGKDIQDVDEFKDSVGEIILGAEYRDTNEYM, encoded by the exons ATGATGGGGAGTTTTTCATCGCCAGTGCCTTTATCGGACATCGAGTCCGTCCTCGCCTGGGTTGACACCTACAAACTGTCGAGACAAACGAAGAAAATAGCAAGGGATTTCTCTGATGctg TGCTTCTCGCGGAAATACTTGGCGTACATTATCCTAAGCTGGTTGAAATGCACAACTATCCACCACGGAATAGTCAGGCGCTCAAACTTAATAACTGGATGACTTTAAATAGAAAGGTCTTGAAGAAGTTGAAATTGACCCTCTGCACTTCGACAATGGAGCAACTGGCAAATAGTACACCTGGGGTTATTGAGAAAGTGCTTCTAATGG TTCGTGATAAGATCCAACGTGATGAAGAGGCACACAGAAGTCTCAAAGATTCAGAACAGAACCTCTCCAGCGGCGGGAGCTACTATGAAGCGTGCGGTGATGACG AGAACGTACTGGTCGTACCATTGAAGACGAGAGTCAATGGATATCTAGAGACTATACAACAAAAGGTAGTCAGTCATCAGTCCTATCTCACGCAGAAACAAGAACTTAAAGACGCTAAGGAGGTTatagatgttttaaaacaaaag GTAGAACATCTCGACAGTTTGGTAAAACTGAAGAATGAAAGAATAGAAGATCTACAAAAGCAATTAGAAAGAAAACAGACAAGACGCAAAGAAGTCGATGCACTTCAGAATAATTTACAAGTTCCTTATGATGTTTCTACACCACCTTCTCCGAAGGAAGACGATATTCTCTTACCAGTGAAATTATCGACCACTAAActtgttgataataaaaattatagactTGAAGAATCTAAAATACCAATATCCAAAGACCTTGCGAAATCTACATCTAGGTTATGTTCAGTCAGTCTTGAAGATAATGTTGAATCTAATTTGagaattgataaaattaaattagacgattttaaagaaatagaaataattgaaatgaCTGGAAAAGATATACAAGATGTGGATGAATTTAAAGATAGCGttggtgaaataattttagggGCTGAATATAGAGATACGAATGAATACATGTAA